One part of the Algibacter sp. L1A34 genome encodes these proteins:
- a CDS encoding DUF5000 domain-containing lipoprotein: protein MMKNLKSFIVLLCIATVFSCEEDKMSSLITDDGIAPGPVVVDASSVENLAGASKITYNLPDDEDLLYVVAEYQRGANEEISSVKSSVFNSSLTVEGFSEASEYNVTLYAVDQSGNKSVGASVVINPEEPPYKSVCGTLTYAPDYGGIRLKWENPEEGDVTIEIYSENESGGLIFKDAVYSSAQDGERLVLGLEAVETNFVFIIRDRFNNKCGQIKATITPLYIELFDRVNYQAVYQTHDTPSDYGWILPRVYDGTKGDNGYHSPPNWKDPDGVLPEYIDWSYNGVPITPAMITLDIGSISQVYRFKFWPRLGNYMYRHGNPWLFDLWGSDHLNADGSFDGWTLLLEDAMVIKPSGQPDNDNTAEDIEAAEAGFNFDISPDMPKVRYIRFVQKVAQNRTNSLFHISEMEFYGDNR from the coding sequence ATGATGAAAAATTTAAAGTCATTTATAGTGCTTCTGTGCATAGCAACTGTATTTAGTTGCGAAGAAGATAAGATGTCATCGTTAATTACTGACGATGGTATCGCTCCCGGTCCTGTGGTTGTAGATGCAAGTTCTGTTGAAAATTTAGCGGGAGCATCAAAAATAACATATAATCTTCCTGATGATGAAGATTTGTTATATGTAGTTGCAGAATATCAGAGAGGGGCTAATGAAGAAATATCTAGTGTGAAATCATCAGTCTTTAATAGTAGTTTAACGGTTGAAGGCTTTTCTGAAGCTTCAGAATATAATGTAACGCTATATGCTGTTGATCAATCAGGAAATAAATCTGTAGGTGCTTCTGTTGTTATAAACCCAGAAGAACCTCCATACAAATCCGTTTGTGGAACATTAACCTATGCACCAGATTATGGTGGAATTAGATTGAAGTGGGAAAACCCAGAGGAAGGCGACGTTACTATCGAAATTTATTCTGAAAATGAGTCTGGAGGTTTAATTTTTAAGGATGCTGTATATTCATCAGCTCAAGATGGAGAACGTTTAGTTTTAGGATTAGAAGCTGTAGAAACCAATTTCGTATTTATAATTAGAGATAGGTTTAACAATAAATGTGGTCAAATTAAGGCAACAATAACCCCGCTATATATAGAGTTATTTGATAGGGTTAACTATCAAGCTGTTTATCAAACGCATGACACACCTTCAGATTATGGTTGGATACTACCAAGAGTTTATGATGGAACAAAAGGAGATAATGGATATCACTCACCTCCAAACTGGAAAGATCCGGATGGAGTTTTACCAGAATATATAGACTGGTCTTATAATGGAGTTCCTATTACGCCTGCAATGATTACATTAGATATAGGCTCTATATCTCAAGTATACAGATTTAAATTTTGGCCAAGACTAGGTAATTATATGTACCGTCATGGAAATCCTTGGTTATTTGATCTTTGGGGTAGCGATCATTTAAATGCAGACGGAAGTTTTGATGGTTGGACACTTTTATTAGAAGATGCTATGGTTATAAAGCCCTCTGGACAGCCAGATAATGACAATACAGCTGAAGATATTGAAGCTGCAGAAGCGGGATTTAATTTTGATATTTCTCCTGATATGCCTAAGGTTCGTTATATCAGATTTGTTCAGAAAGTAGCACAGAACAGAACTAATTCACTATTTCACATTAGTGAAATGGAGTTCTACGGTGATAATCGATAA
- a CDS encoding RagB/SusD family nutrient uptake outer membrane protein — MKKTNKIIYSIIFICIMSCDSYIDIVPDNVATFDLVFNNRANAKKFFYTLYGYLPHFSDVNSNIGLVGGDEVWTHQTWDGMRLSIGEQSKANPIYNLWGNGGRLEPHVALRDCNIFLNRISDVRDMTEDEKTRWIAEVKFLKAYYHFYLLKMYGPIPIIDENIEVSEGVISVRIERDGVDEVVDYIVSVLDEAIENLPPRITLEGEELGRATKPIAAMLKAKVLAFSASPLVNGNSVYSSWTNNSGTPYINQTYDANKWTLAADACREAIDLAHEAGNNLYKFSTAYNLSEETITKMNLRGAITDRWNNEIIWGQANPTTNTIQNNSFARIDDEFSGSSSGQVNSYYSIPLHMAEIFYSKNGVPIEEDSSYDYSSRFDLKTGDEANKFYVKQGYETIGLHLDRESRFYASLAGDGILSYDVNNEADDTSLFVVDAKNGGMAGYLNERQFNQTGYWPKKLVHYKSAIGNNSFTAENYSWPVYRLADLYLLYAECLNEVSGPAAEVFQYVDDVRERSGLEGVQASWTTSSNNPTKPSTKEGLREIIHQERSIELAFEGHRFWDLRRWFKAHVLLNSTSMRGWSYEKATAETFYNQVEYGVTEFSIRDYFWPIAEDDILANPNLDQAFGW; from the coding sequence ATGAAGAAAACGAATAAAATTATATATTCTATAATATTCATATGTATAATGTCATGTGATTCTTATATTGATATAGTACCAGATAACGTAGCTACTTTCGATTTGGTTTTTAATAATAGAGCGAATGCTAAGAAATTCTTTTATACATTATATGGTTATTTACCACATTTTTCTGATGTAAATAGTAATATTGGATTAGTAGGGGGAGATGAGGTTTGGACACATCAAACTTGGGATGGAATGCGACTTTCTATCGGAGAACAATCAAAAGCAAATCCAATATATAATCTATGGGGAAACGGAGGCCGCTTAGAGCCGCATGTAGCGTTGAGAGATTGTAATATTTTCTTAAATAGAATTAGCGATGTTAGGGATATGACTGAAGATGAAAAAACAAGATGGATTGCGGAAGTTAAATTTTTAAAGGCTTATTATCATTTTTATTTATTAAAAATGTATGGTCCTATTCCTATTATCGATGAAAATATTGAAGTAAGTGAAGGTGTTATTTCGGTGCGTATAGAAAGAGACGGGGTCGATGAGGTAGTAGATTATATTGTATCTGTTTTAGATGAGGCAATAGAAAATTTACCACCACGTATAACCTTGGAAGGTGAAGAACTTGGTAGAGCCACTAAACCAATTGCTGCGATGTTAAAAGCTAAAGTTTTGGCTTTTAGTGCTAGTCCTTTGGTAAACGGTAATTCTGTATACTCATCATGGACTAATAATTCAGGAACACCATATATAAATCAAACTTATGATGCTAATAAATGGACATTAGCCGCAGACGCTTGTAGAGAAGCGATAGACTTAGCGCATGAAGCAGGTAATAATTTATATAAATTTTCAACAGCATATAATTTATCAGAGGAGACAATAACAAAAATGAATCTTAGAGGCGCCATCACAGATAGATGGAATAATGAGATTATTTGGGGGCAAGCTAACCCAACCACAAATACAATTCAAAATAATAGTTTTGCAAGGATTGACGATGAATTTTCAGGTTCAAGTTCAGGGCAAGTCAACTCTTATTATTCTATACCATTGCATATGGCAGAAATATTTTATTCTAAAAATGGAGTGCCTATAGAAGAAGATAGTTCTTATGATTATAGTAGTAGATTCGACTTAAAAACTGGAGATGAAGCTAATAAGTTTTATGTAAAACAAGGGTATGAAACAATTGGTTTGCATTTAGATAGAGAATCTAGGTTTTATGCCTCTTTAGCGGGAGATGGTATTCTATCTTATGATGTAAATAATGAAGCAGATGACACTAGTTTATTTGTTGTAGATGCCAAGAATGGTGGTATGGCAGGTTACCTTAATGAAAGACAATTTAACCAAACAGGATATTGGCCAAAAAAATTAGTGCACTATAAATCAGCAATAGGAAATAATAGTTTTACTGCTGAAAATTATTCATGGCCAGTATATAGATTAGCAGACTTATATTTATTGTATGCAGAATGTTTAAATGAAGTATCAGGGCCTGCTGCAGAAGTTTTTCAATATGTTGATGATGTAAGAGAAAGATCTGGTTTAGAGGGAGTTCAAGCTTCTTGGACAACGTCTTCAAATAATCCAACAAAGCCAAGTACAAAAGAAGGTTTGAGAGAAATTATTCATCAAGAACGTTCAATAGAACTAGCTTTTGAAGGACACCGTTTTTGGGACTTAAGAAGATGGTTTAAAGCTCACGTTTTATTAAATAGTACGTCAATGAGAGGTTGGAGTTATGAAAAAGCAACGGCAGAAACTTTTTATAACCAAGTAGAATACGGTGTTACAGAATTTTCAATAAGAGATTATTTTTGGCCTATAGCTGAAGATGACATACTAGCAAACCCTAATTTAGATCAGGCTTTTGGTTGGTAA
- a CDS encoding DUF4998 domain-containing protein yields MINNFKNKTTNFIGIGVFTAVLLCFSCEDTDLVETYEQYVPENVVSLAMPDSVSTVSSGHNKLLFRVFVNSDPKIKKVVITLFDDDLTDNDEKILTTLDINRTVYEPEIYELEAELPEGGNEYFVHIEGLEGRKSIKYDVFGTVLGDEYKESLQARQNSGASAYSDSEAIITWVSNKVPDTDGEVIDNLLIKTELTYISSTDGAIKTIVIDESEDETIIPDFISEGTYTYTTFYKAVVDSPYLFESNSTEGVFPEKI; encoded by the coding sequence ATGATTAATAATTTTAAGAATAAAACCACTAATTTTATAGGAATTGGTGTGTTTACAGCTGTATTACTGTGTTTTTCTTGTGAGGATACAGATTTGGTTGAAACATATGAACAGTACGTTCCTGAAAACGTAGTAAGTTTGGCTATGCCAGATTCTGTGTCTACAGTATCTAGTGGGCATAATAAGTTGTTATTTAGAGTATTTGTTAACTCAGATCCAAAAATAAAGAAAGTCGTTATTACTTTATTTGATGATGATTTAACAGATAACGATGAAAAAATACTTACAACTTTAGATATTAATAGAACGGTTTATGAACCAGAAATTTATGAACTGGAAGCAGAGTTACCAGAAGGAGGAAATGAGTATTTTGTTCATATAGAAGGTCTAGAAGGCCGAAAATCGATAAAGTATGATGTTTTTGGTACAGTTCTAGGTGATGAATATAAGGAGTCGCTACAAGCTCGACAAAATTCCGGAGCTAGCGCTTATTCTGATTCCGAAGCTATTATTACTTGGGTGTCAAATAAAGTTCCGGATACTGATGGAGAGGTTATTGATAATTTATTAATTAAAACCGAACTAACTTACATTAGTAGTACAGATGGGGCTATAAAGACTATAGTAATTGATGAATCTGAGGATGAAACAATTATTCCAGATTTTATTTCAGAAGGAACTTATACTTACACTACGTTTTACAAAGCCGTAGTAGATTCTCCTTATTTATTTGAAAGTAACTCTACAGAAGGGGTTTTTCCAGAAAAAATATAA